Proteins encoded in a region of the Mycolicibacterium duvalii genome:
- a CDS encoding DUF1295 domain-containing protein has product MAGVWLGWGPSTGRLWLDTLIADILATLVIFGFSRAYRNSSFYDAYWSVIPPLLLFYWWSQSDVASDPLRTWLVTVLVVVWAVRLTGNWVYAFPGLHHEDWRYPMFRARAGRWEFAVDLVAIHLIPTLQVFLAMVPVYVALTTPGTGLVWLAVVAFAIGMAAVALEFVADAQMHRFVADRRPGEVMDRGLWSWSRHPNYFGEFGFWFALALFGVAASPADAWWLFAGALAMLAMFLGASIPMMESRSLERRPGYQAVVDRVSRFVPRPPAKVNA; this is encoded by the coding sequence CTGGTGATCTTCGGGTTCAGCCGCGCCTACCGCAACTCGAGCTTCTATGACGCGTACTGGAGCGTGATCCCGCCGCTGCTGCTGTTCTACTGGTGGAGCCAGAGCGACGTGGCCTCCGATCCGCTGCGGACCTGGTTGGTCACGGTGCTCGTCGTGGTGTGGGCGGTGCGGTTGACCGGCAACTGGGTCTACGCCTTCCCCGGCCTGCACCACGAGGATTGGCGCTATCCGATGTTCCGCGCCCGCGCGGGTCGATGGGAGTTCGCGGTCGATCTGGTGGCGATCCACCTGATCCCCACGCTGCAGGTGTTCCTCGCGATGGTGCCCGTCTATGTCGCGCTGACGACACCCGGCACTGGTCTGGTGTGGCTCGCGGTGGTGGCGTTCGCGATCGGGATGGCCGCGGTGGCCCTGGAGTTCGTCGCCGACGCGCAGATGCACCGGTTCGTCGCCGACCGCCGGCCCGGTGAGGTGATGGACCGCGGGCTGTGGTCGTGGTCGCGGCACCCCAACTATTTCGGCGAATTCGGCTTCTGGTTCGCGCTCGCGCTGTTCGGGGTCGCGGCCTCGCCGGCAGACGCGTGGTGGCTGTTCGCCGGTGCACTGGCGATGCTGGCTATGTTCCTCGGTGCGAGCATCCCGATGATGGAGTCCCGCAGCCTGGAGCGCAGACCGGGGTACCAGGCCGTCGTCGACCGGGTGTCGCGCTTCGTCCCGCGCCCGCCGGCGAAGGTCAACGCATGA
- a CDS encoding FAD-dependent oxidoreductase, with amino-acid sequence MTRVVVAGLGDTGVLTAIKLARHVDVVGISSKPGLVSGQELGWRLARPGHWARHNWIPFSQFRGLDRVRTVHGTLSGVDLDTRHVVVTRADGSRATVSYDVLVIATGVSNGFWRRPTLQSADDIDSDLRAPHDRLAAAGSVIVIGGRAAAVSSAAQIAGAWPDKRVDLYFPGERALPGHHPRTWRSIERRLTEAGVGLHPGHRAELDEGFAADELTSGEVRWSTGQPPASADVVLWAIGRVRPNTDWLPAELLDDGGFVPVTPQLQVPGHPEVFAIGDVAATDPLRSSARNRADGLLAHNIRAAATGKPLKSYRAPTRRWGSVLGIQPDGLQVFAPNGRAFRFPAWSFERVLMPLIVRWGIYRGVRADPADTAKVRSG; translated from the coding sequence ATGACGCGGGTGGTCGTCGCCGGTCTGGGCGACACCGGTGTGCTGACCGCGATCAAGCTGGCCCGCCACGTCGATGTGGTCGGCATCTCGAGCAAGCCCGGACTGGTCAGCGGACAGGAACTCGGTTGGCGGCTGGCCCGGCCCGGCCACTGGGCCCGGCACAACTGGATCCCGTTCTCGCAGTTCCGGGGTCTGGACCGGGTCCGCACCGTGCACGGCACCCTCTCGGGGGTCGACCTGGACACCCGCCATGTCGTCGTCACCCGCGCCGACGGCTCCCGGGCCACGGTGTCCTACGACGTCTTGGTGATCGCCACCGGCGTGAGCAACGGGTTCTGGCGCCGTCCCACGCTGCAGTCGGCCGACGACATCGATTCCGACCTGCGAGCACCGCACGACCGTCTCGCGGCGGCCGGTTCGGTGATCGTGATCGGCGGTCGTGCGGCCGCGGTCAGCAGCGCCGCCCAGATCGCCGGTGCCTGGCCGGACAAACGCGTCGACCTGTACTTCCCCGGCGAGCGGGCGCTTCCCGGCCACCATCCACGCACCTGGCGCAGTATCGAGCGCAGGCTCACCGAGGCCGGTGTCGGGCTGCACCCCGGGCATCGCGCGGAACTCGACGAGGGGTTCGCCGCCGACGAGCTGACCAGCGGAGAGGTCCGGTGGAGCACCGGCCAGCCGCCCGCGTCGGCCGATGTCGTGCTGTGGGCGATCGGCCGGGTCCGGCCCAACACCGACTGGCTGCCCGCCGAACTGCTCGACGACGGCGGCTTCGTCCCGGTCACCCCGCAACTGCAGGTGCCCGGACATCCCGAGGTGTTCGCCATCGGCGACGTCGCGGCGACCGACCCGCTGCGCAGCTCGGCGCGCAACCGCGCTGACGGGCTGCTGGCCCACAACATCCGCGCGGCGGCAACGGGCAAGCCGCTCAAGTCCTATCGCGCCCCGACGCGTCGCTGGGGGTCGGTGCTCGGCATCCAACCCGACGGCCTGCAGGTCTTCGCGCCCAACGGCCGGGCCTTCCGGTTCCCGGCCTGGTCGTTCGAGCGGGTGCTGATGCCGCTGATCGTCCGGTGGGGCATCTACCGGGGCGTGCGCGCCGACCCCGCCGACACCGCGAAAGTGCGCTCAGGGTAG
- the lipE gene encoding lipase LipE yields the protein MARDLDSVTSIGPEEPGDVDPAALERIWAAARHWYAAGMQPAIQVCLRREGRVILNRAIGHGWGNGPDDPPDAERIPVTTATPFCVYSAAKAITTTVTHMLVERGHFSLDDRVCEYLPGYTGHGKDRTTIRHVLTHSAGVPFATGPRPDLKRMDDSAYAREMLGRLKPLYRPGLVHMYHGVTWGPLMREIISAATGRNIRDILHAEILAPLGFRWTNYGVAPEDVPSVAPSHVTGKPLPAPLAKAFKTAVGGTMTQIIPFSNTRQFLTGVVPSSNTVSNAYELSRFAEILCRGGELDGVRVLSEQTLREATRECRRLRPDIATGLMPMRWGSGYMLGSARFGPFGRDNAAAFGHTGLTDIAVWADPSRALSVAVVSSGKPGRHKEAGRYPALLDRINAEIPKVRSR from the coding sequence GTGGCCCGCGACCTCGACTCGGTCACCTCGATCGGGCCCGAGGAGCCCGGGGACGTCGACCCCGCCGCCCTGGAGCGGATCTGGGCCGCGGCCCGCCATTGGTACGCCGCCGGAATGCAGCCGGCGATCCAGGTGTGTCTGCGCCGCGAGGGCCGGGTGATCCTCAACCGCGCCATCGGGCACGGGTGGGGCAATGGGCCGGACGATCCGCCCGACGCAGAACGGATTCCGGTGACCACCGCCACCCCGTTCTGCGTGTACTCCGCGGCCAAAGCCATCACGACCACCGTCACGCACATGCTCGTCGAGCGCGGGCACTTCTCCCTCGACGACCGTGTGTGCGAGTACCTGCCCGGCTACACCGGCCACGGCAAGGACCGCACCACCATCCGCCACGTCCTCACCCACAGCGCCGGGGTGCCGTTCGCGACCGGGCCCCGCCCCGACCTCAAACGCATGGACGACAGCGCCTACGCGCGCGAGATGCTGGGCCGGCTCAAGCCCCTCTACCGGCCAGGGCTGGTCCACATGTACCACGGGGTGACGTGGGGCCCGTTGATGCGCGAGATCATCTCCGCGGCAACAGGACGCAACATCCGCGACATCCTGCACGCCGAGATCCTCGCGCCGCTGGGCTTCCGGTGGACCAACTACGGCGTGGCACCCGAAGACGTTCCGTCGGTGGCGCCGAGCCATGTCACCGGGAAGCCACTGCCCGCTCCGCTGGCCAAAGCGTTCAAGACCGCCGTGGGCGGCACGATGACGCAGATCATCCCGTTCTCGAACACGCGGCAGTTCCTCACCGGGGTCGTACCGTCGTCGAACACCGTGTCCAATGCCTACGAACTGTCCCGGTTCGCCGAGATCCTCTGCCGCGGTGGCGAACTCGACGGCGTCCGGGTGCTGTCCGAGCAGACGCTGCGCGAGGCCACCCGGGAATGCCGGCGGCTGCGTCCGGACATCGCGACCGGCCTGATGCCGATGCGCTGGGGTTCGGGGTACATGCTGGGATCGGCGCGGTTCGGCCCCTTCGGCCGGGACAACGCCGCCGCCTTCGGCCACACCGGTCTGACCGACATCGCGGTGTGGGCCGATCCGAGTCGCGCGCTGTCGGTCGCGGTGGTCAGCAGCGGCAAACCCGGACGGCACAAGGAAGCCGGCCGCTATCCGGCGCTGCTCGACCGCATCAACGCCGAGATCCCCAAGGTGCGCTCACGGTAG
- a CDS encoding heme-binding protein, with protein sequence MNSHGFTVPMFRRTLAGVGAACVFGGLAATLATPAAMAQPAPQCSASAVADTVSNVTGAARGYLNANPGANQAVSAAMTQPRPEAEANLRSYFTANPSQYYDLRGILAPLGDTQRACNIAVLPGELQSAYDTFMAG encoded by the coding sequence ATGAATTCTCATGGTTTCACCGTGCCGATGTTCCGGCGCACGCTGGCCGGCGTCGGGGCGGCCTGCGTGTTCGGCGGTCTGGCCGCCACCCTGGCCACTCCGGCTGCGATGGCACAGCCGGCTCCGCAGTGCAGCGCCAGCGCCGTCGCCGACACCGTCAGCAACGTGACCGGCGCTGCCCGCGGCTACCTGAACGCCAACCCGGGCGCCAACCAGGCGGTCAGCGCGGCGATGACGCAGCCGCGTCCGGAGGCCGAGGCCAACCTGCGCAGCTACTTCACGGCCAATCCGTCGCAGTACTACGACCTGCGCGGCATCCTGGCTCCGCTCGGTGACACGCAGCGCGCGTGCAACATCGCCGTGCTGCCGGGTGAGCTGCAGTCGGCCTACGACACCTTCATGGCCGGCTGA
- a CDS encoding VOC family protein: MILPGDRARRCGGTASVGCVKLDLLTPGIEVGLVTTDLPAMVAFYEGFLELECQGDLEFEGGSQRRYTLGTSVLKLVTYTDPPAAPVAPGGGRAQAGLRYFTIGVNGLRGVAEAFAASDHPIVEPLTEFAPVPGMGFMFVADPDGNHIELFGTL, translated from the coding sequence ATGATCTTGCCCGGTGACCGGGCAAGGCGCTGCGGCGGGACCGCTAGCGTGGGCTGCGTGAAGCTGGATCTGCTGACCCCCGGCATCGAGGTGGGGCTGGTGACCACCGACCTCCCCGCGATGGTCGCCTTCTACGAAGGTTTCCTCGAGCTCGAATGTCAGGGCGACCTGGAGTTCGAGGGCGGCTCGCAGCGGCGCTACACGCTGGGCACCAGCGTGCTCAAGCTCGTCACCTACACCGACCCGCCCGCGGCTCCCGTCGCTCCCGGCGGCGGGCGGGCCCAGGCGGGCCTGCGGTACTTCACCATCGGGGTGAACGGGCTGCGCGGAGTCGCCGAGGCCTTCGCGGCGTCGGATCACCCGATCGTCGAGCCGCTGACCGAGTTCGCGCCGGTGCCGGGCATGGGGTTCATGTTCGTCGCCGATCCGGACGGCAACCACATCGAACTGTTCGGCACACTGTGA
- a CDS encoding rhomboid family intramembrane serine protease, with the protein MSYPYQPAGPPPQTPTCYRHPNRPTYVQCTRCGRFICPECMHSAAVGHQCAECVGAAARSAPVVRTALGGRRAASTVPVLTYGLIAVNVVMFILQTTSSALERELVLWAPAVADGELYRLLSSAFLHYGMIHILFNMFALYIVGPQLELALGRLRFAALYLLSALGGSVLVYLLSSLNSATAGASGAIFGLFGATFVVGRRLNMDVRGVMAIIVINLVITFVVPLVSSQNISWQGHLGGLVTGAAVAAAYAYAPPRHRNAVQAGATVAVLLIVAGLIWFRTEQLRALFGLG; encoded by the coding sequence GTGAGCTACCCCTATCAGCCAGCGGGGCCGCCACCGCAGACACCGACGTGTTACCGCCATCCGAATCGGCCGACCTACGTGCAGTGCACCCGCTGCGGCCGGTTCATCTGTCCCGAGTGCATGCACAGCGCCGCGGTCGGGCACCAGTGCGCCGAGTGTGTCGGTGCTGCCGCGCGCAGTGCCCCCGTTGTGCGGACCGCGTTGGGTGGCCGCCGAGCCGCGTCCACGGTGCCGGTGCTGACCTACGGGCTGATCGCGGTCAACGTCGTGATGTTCATCCTGCAGACCACGTCGTCGGCGCTGGAACGCGAGCTGGTGCTGTGGGCGCCCGCCGTCGCCGACGGGGAGCTCTACCGGCTGCTGAGCTCGGCGTTCCTGCATTACGGGATGATCCACATCCTGTTCAACATGTTCGCCCTCTACATCGTGGGCCCGCAGCTGGAGCTGGCGTTGGGCCGGTTGCGGTTCGCGGCCCTGTACTTGCTCAGCGCGTTGGGCGGCTCGGTGCTGGTGTACCTGCTGTCATCGCTGAACTCCGCGACCGCGGGCGCGTCGGGCGCGATCTTCGGGTTGTTCGGCGCGACGTTCGTGGTGGGGCGACGGCTCAACATGGACGTCCGCGGGGTGATGGCGATCATCGTGATCAACCTGGTGATCACCTTCGTCGTGCCGCTGGTCAGCTCGCAGAACATCAGCTGGCAGGGCCATCTCGGCGGCTTGGTCACCGGCGCGGCCGTGGCGGCCGCCTATGCGTACGCGCCGCCGCGGCATCGCAACGCCGTGCAGGCCGGGGCCACCGTGGCGGTCCTGCTGATCGTCGCCGGCCTGATCTGGTTCCGCACCGAGCAGTTGCGGGCACTTTTCGGGCTCGGTTAG
- a CDS encoding beta-phosphoglucomutase family hydrolase, translated as MLGLPDRIRACLFDLDGVLTDTASVHRRAWKAMFDEYLRATTGPDFRPFDAGEDYERYVDGKPRLDGVRSFLASRDIVADDETVVELGERKNEQFGRTLRADGVTVFDGSRRYLQAAAEAGLRRAVVSSSANTAAVLDMTGLGDYIEQRVDGVTLRDEQLPGKPAPDSFLRAAQLLDVAPEDAAVFEDAIAGVAAGRAGGFGVVVGVDRVGQADALRDNGADIVVTDLGELLTS; from the coding sequence ATGCTGGGTCTGCCCGATCGGATACGCGCGTGCCTGTTCGACCTCGACGGTGTCCTCACCGACACGGCCAGCGTGCACCGGCGCGCGTGGAAAGCGATGTTCGACGAGTACCTGCGCGCGACGACGGGGCCCGACTTCCGGCCGTTCGACGCGGGCGAGGACTACGAGCGCTACGTCGACGGCAAGCCCCGCCTCGACGGGGTCCGGTCGTTTCTGGCCAGCCGCGACATCGTGGCCGACGACGAAACCGTGGTCGAGCTCGGAGAGCGCAAGAACGAGCAGTTCGGCCGGACGCTGCGTGCCGACGGCGTGACCGTGTTCGACGGCTCGCGCCGCTATCTGCAGGCGGCCGCCGAAGCCGGATTGCGCCGCGCCGTGGTGTCGTCGAGTGCCAACACCGCAGCGGTTCTCGACATGACCGGCCTCGGTGACTACATCGAGCAACGGGTCGACGGTGTCACGCTGCGCGACGAGCAGCTGCCCGGCAAGCCCGCGCCGGACTCGTTCCTGCGCGCCGCGCAACTGCTCGACGTGGCGCCCGAGGATGCGGCGGTGTTCGAGGACGCCATCGCCGGGGTCGCAGCCGGGCGCGCCGGCGGGTTCGGTGTGGTGGTCGGGGTCGACCGGGTGGGTCAGGCGGATGCGTTGCGCGACAACGGCGCCGACATCGTCGTCACCGACCTCGGGGAGTTGCTGACGTCATGA
- a CDS encoding glycoside hydrolase family 65 protein: MIKDEAFPVEPWQVRETELHHDLLPQSESLFALSNGHIGLRGNLDEGEPYGLPGTYLNGFYEIRPLPYAEAGFGYPEDGQSIVNVTNGKIIRLLVDDEPFDTRYGQLLSHERILDMRAGVLRRCAEWKSPAGKHIRLNTVRMVSLAQRGLAAIEYEVEAVDDPVRVTLQSELVANEDQPSPSDDPRVAAVLVNPLAPVMHEVSENGALLVHRTRSSGLMMAAAMDHVVEAPGRLDLSGDAGEDWARTTVVCGLEPGQRLRVVKYLAYGWSSLRSRPALRDQAAAAIASARYTGWQGLLDEQRRYLDDFWDCADVEVEGDADCQQAVRFGLFHVMQASARAERRAIPSKGLTGSGYDGHSFWDTEGFVLPVLTYTAPAAAADALRWRSSTLEMAQARAEELDLHGACFPWRTIRGQECSAYWPAGTAGFHVNADIAMAFERYRVVTGDHSLEAECGLAVLVNTARMWHSLGHRDRYGRWRIDGVTGPDEYTAVVRDNVFTNLMAAANLRAAAEACRRNPDAAGELGVGLEEIATWCDTADAVHIPYDEELGVHPQCDGFTTLREWDFDDNTRYPLLLHEPYVRLYPAQVVKQADLVLAMQLQSHAFTAEQKARNVDYYERRTTRDSSLSACTQAVMCADVGHLELAHDYTYEAALIDLRDLHRNTADGLHLASLAGSWTALVAGFGGLRDDDGVLALDPHLPSGISRLRFRLRWREFRVTVDTDHDCVTYTLRDGPRSRLLIRHAGEQLELSTDEPTRVPVRPRVPLLPPPQQPPGREPLGRQRDRGGD, from the coding sequence ATGATCAAGGACGAGGCGTTCCCCGTCGAGCCCTGGCAGGTGCGCGAGACCGAACTGCATCACGACCTGCTGCCGCAGAGCGAGTCGTTGTTCGCGTTGTCCAACGGTCACATCGGACTCCGCGGGAACCTCGACGAAGGCGAACCGTACGGTCTGCCGGGCACCTACCTGAACGGCTTCTACGAGATCCGTCCGCTGCCCTACGCCGAAGCGGGTTTCGGATACCCCGAGGACGGCCAGTCCATCGTCAACGTCACCAACGGCAAGATCATCCGGTTGCTGGTCGACGACGAGCCGTTCGACACCCGCTACGGCCAACTGCTGTCCCACGAACGCATCCTCGACATGCGAGCCGGGGTGCTGCGGCGCTGCGCCGAGTGGAAATCCCCGGCCGGCAAGCACATTCGGCTCAACACGGTCCGCATGGTGTCGCTGGCGCAGCGCGGGCTGGCCGCCATCGAGTACGAGGTCGAGGCCGTCGACGATCCGGTGCGGGTCACGCTGCAGTCCGAGCTCGTCGCCAACGAGGACCAGCCGTCGCCATCCGACGACCCGCGAGTGGCGGCGGTCCTGGTCAATCCGCTGGCCCCGGTGATGCATGAGGTCAGTGAGAACGGCGCGCTGCTGGTCCACCGCACCCGGTCCTCCGGCCTGATGATGGCAGCGGCGATGGACCACGTGGTGGAGGCCCCGGGGCGGCTCGACCTCAGCGGCGACGCCGGCGAGGACTGGGCGCGCACCACCGTGGTGTGCGGCCTCGAACCCGGGCAACGACTGCGCGTGGTGAAGTATCTGGCGTACGGGTGGTCGAGCCTGCGGTCCCGGCCGGCGTTGCGGGACCAGGCGGCCGCCGCGATCGCCAGCGCGCGCTACACCGGGTGGCAAGGGCTGCTCGACGAACAGCGCCGCTACCTCGACGACTTCTGGGACTGCGCCGACGTGGAGGTCGAGGGCGACGCCGACTGCCAGCAGGCGGTGCGGTTCGGGCTGTTCCACGTGATGCAGGCCAGCGCCCGCGCCGAGCGCCGGGCCATTCCCAGCAAGGGCCTGACCGGCAGCGGCTACGACGGGCACTCCTTCTGGGACACTGAAGGATTCGTGCTTCCGGTGCTGACCTACACCGCGCCCGCCGCGGCGGCCGATGCGCTGCGGTGGCGGTCGTCGACCCTGGAGATGGCGCAGGCCCGCGCCGAGGAACTCGATCTGCACGGCGCCTGCTTTCCCTGGCGGACGATCCGCGGACAGGAGTGTTCGGCGTACTGGCCGGCCGGGACCGCCGGGTTCCACGTCAACGCCGACATCGCGATGGCCTTCGAGCGCTACCGGGTGGTCACCGGCGACCACTCGCTGGAGGCGGAGTGTGGCCTGGCCGTCCTGGTCAACACCGCGCGGATGTGGCACTCGCTCGGACATCGGGATCGATACGGTCGCTGGCGAATCGACGGAGTGACCGGCCCCGACGAGTACACCGCGGTGGTACGCGACAACGTCTTCACGAACCTGATGGCCGCGGCCAACCTGCGCGCGGCCGCCGAAGCCTGCCGGCGGAACCCGGACGCGGCCGGCGAACTGGGGGTCGGTCTGGAGGAGATCGCCACCTGGTGTGACACGGCCGACGCGGTGCACATCCCCTACGACGAGGAACTCGGCGTGCACCCGCAGTGCGACGGCTTCACCACGTTGCGCGAGTGGGACTTCGACGACAACACCCGGTATCCGCTGTTGCTGCACGAACCCTATGTGCGGCTCTACCCGGCGCAGGTGGTCAAGCAGGCCGACCTGGTGCTGGCGATGCAGCTGCAGAGCCACGCGTTCACCGCAGAACAGAAGGCGCGCAACGTCGACTACTACGAGCGGCGCACCACGCGCGACTCATCGCTGTCGGCGTGCACCCAGGCGGTGATGTGCGCCGACGTGGGCCACCTCGAACTGGCGCACGACTACACCTACGAAGCGGCCCTGATCGATCTCCGCGATCTGCACCGCAACACCGCCGACGGTCTGCACCTGGCGTCGCTGGCCGGCAGCTGGACGGCGCTGGTGGCCGGGTTCGGCGGTCTGCGCGACGACGACGGCGTCTTGGCGCTCGACCCGCACCTGCCGTCCGGGATCTCCCGGTTGCGGTTCCGGTTGCGGTGGCGCGAGTTCCGGGTCACCGTCGACACCGACCACGACTGTGTCACCTACACGTTGCGCGACGGTCCGCGCTCACGGTTGCTGATCCGGCACGCCGGCGAGCAGCTCGAGCTGAGCACCGACGAACCGACCCGGGTGCCGGTGCGCCCCCGGGTACCGCTGTTGCCGCCACCGCAGCAGCCGCCCGGCCGGGAACCGCTGGGCCGCCAACGCGACCGTGGCGGCGACTGA
- a CDS encoding MFS transporter has product MTTDIRKVVTGASIGNAVEWFDFAIYGFLATFIAAQFFPAGNDTAALLNTFAIFAAAFFMRPLGGFFFGPLGDRIGRQRVLAVVILLMSAATLGIGLLPTYATIGLAAPLLLLILRCLQGFSAGGEYGGGAVYLAEFASDRRRGVTVTFMAWSGVVGFLLGSLTVTLLQALLPAEAMESYGWRIPFLIAGPLGLVGLYIRLRLGDTPQFAELDKADKTSASPLREAVTTSTRQILQVLGLFIVFNIGYYVVFAFLPTYFIRTLEFSKTASFVSITLACVVALVLILPLAMLSDRVGRRPLLIAGSLGFAVLGYPLFLLLNSGSLVAAIVAHCALAAIESIYIAAAVTAGVELFATRVRFSGFSVGYNLCVAIFGGTTPYVVTWLTAATGDPIAPAFYLIVAALVSLATVHTLRESAGRALAQVQ; this is encoded by the coding sequence ATGACAACCGACATCCGGAAAGTGGTGACCGGAGCCTCGATCGGCAACGCCGTCGAGTGGTTCGACTTCGCCATCTACGGCTTTCTCGCCACGTTCATCGCCGCACAGTTCTTCCCGGCCGGCAACGACACCGCGGCGTTGCTCAACACTTTCGCGATATTCGCCGCGGCCTTCTTCATGCGCCCGCTCGGCGGGTTCTTCTTCGGCCCCCTCGGCGACCGGATCGGGCGGCAGCGCGTGCTGGCCGTGGTGATCCTGCTGATGTCGGCGGCCACGCTGGGCATCGGGCTGTTGCCGACCTACGCCACCATCGGCCTGGCCGCGCCGCTGCTGCTGCTGATTCTGCGCTGCCTGCAGGGGTTTTCGGCCGGAGGTGAGTACGGTGGCGGCGCGGTGTACCTGGCCGAGTTCGCCAGCGACCGTCGCCGCGGCGTCACCGTCACCTTCATGGCCTGGTCCGGGGTCGTCGGTTTCCTGCTCGGCTCGCTGACGGTGACCCTGTTGCAGGCGCTGCTGCCGGCCGAGGCGATGGAAAGCTACGGGTGGCGGATCCCGTTTCTGATCGCCGGCCCGCTCGGCCTGGTGGGGCTCTACATCCGTCTTCGCCTCGGCGACACGCCGCAGTTCGCCGAACTCGACAAGGCCGACAAGACCTCCGCGTCCCCGCTGCGCGAGGCGGTGACGACGTCCACGCGGCAGATCCTGCAGGTGCTGGGCCTGTTCATCGTGTTCAACATCGGCTATTACGTGGTGTTCGCGTTTCTGCCAACGTATTTCATCAGAACGCTGGAGTTCTCGAAGACCGCGTCGTTCGTGTCGATCACGTTGGCATGCGTGGTGGCGCTGGTCCTGATCCTGCCGCTGGCCATGCTCTCGGACCGGGTCGGCCGCCGGCCTTTGCTGATCGCCGGGTCGCTCGGATTCGCGGTGCTGGGCTATCCGTTGTTCCTGCTGCTGAACTCCGGGTCGCTGGTCGCGGCGATCGTGGCGCACTGCGCACTGGCGGCCATCGAGTCGATCTACATCGCGGCGGCGGTGACCGCCGGCGTGGAACTGTTCGCGACCCGGGTGCGCTTCAGCGGGTTCTCGGTGGGCTACAACCTGTGCGTGGCGATCTTCGGCGGCACCACGCCGTATGTAGTGACGTGGCTGACCGCCGCCACCGGAGACCCCATCGCGCCGGCGTTCTACCTGATCGTGGCCGCGCTCGTGTCGCTGGCCACGGTGCACACCCTGCGGGAGTCGGCCGGGCGCGCGCTGGCGCAGGTGCAGTGA
- a CDS encoding aminopeptidase translates to MKLRQVLLAAGVAALLVGVIALLVPVSVSGPEQNIGCGNGISADLSEAQRVDDQNPANLPIIDQIVPSRDFVAECESAVSSRRSWAIPVAVIGVVLVVGSFFAGGRSGRAAT, encoded by the coding sequence ATGAAACTGCGACAGGTGTTGTTGGCGGCTGGTGTGGCGGCTCTGCTGGTCGGTGTCATCGCGTTGTTGGTACCGGTGTCGGTGTCCGGGCCGGAACAGAACATCGGGTGCGGGAACGGCATCTCCGCCGACCTGTCGGAGGCCCAGCGGGTCGACGACCAGAATCCGGCCAACCTGCCGATCATCGACCAGATCGTTCCGAGCCGCGATTTCGTGGCGGAGTGCGAGTCCGCGGTGTCGTCGCGCCGGTCCTGGGCCATCCCGGTCGCGGTCATCGGTGTGGTGCTGGTGGTGGGGTCGTTCTTCGCCGGCGGCCGCAGCGGGCGCGCAGCCACCTGA
- a CDS encoding DMT family transporter, with protein sequence MIGHGLTVLLALLAAVFLALGIVVRQRATLDVPAEHGISAVMFATLIRRPLWWAGTAAALAGFLFQALALAEGSLLLVQPILVSALLFALPLSAHWAGRRVTRGEWAWAVLLTVALAVFVVLAKANPGDYQASLSSSVTVAVVCTIAVLACVVVATRAVGWRRAVLLAVAVGVMFGVVAVLTKLVMHLLTHDGVDAVLTTPVLYLLVVLGVVAMLLQQSAFHAGSLQTSVPTMLVLEPMVAVLLGAVVLGEHLDVGRWDAVALALSTAAMLAGTIALGRDEGAYEEALAPAPKPAERMDQPT encoded by the coding sequence GTGATCGGCCACGGACTGACGGTGCTGCTGGCACTTCTGGCTGCGGTGTTCCTCGCGCTGGGCATCGTGGTGCGCCAACGGGCCACCCTCGATGTGCCCGCGGAACACGGCATCAGTGCGGTGATGTTCGCAACCCTGATCCGGCGTCCGCTGTGGTGGGCCGGCACCGCCGCCGCACTCGCCGGCTTCCTGTTCCAGGCCCTGGCGCTGGCCGAGGGCTCGTTGCTGCTGGTGCAACCCATCCTGGTGTCGGCGCTGCTGTTCGCCTTGCCGCTGAGCGCGCACTGGGCGGGCAGGCGGGTCACCCGTGGGGAGTGGGCGTGGGCGGTGCTGCTGACCGTCGCGCTGGCCGTGTTCGTGGTGCTGGCCAAAGCCAACCCGGGCGACTACCAGGCGTCGCTGTCCTCGTCGGTGACCGTCGCCGTGGTGTGCACCATTGCGGTGCTGGCGTGCGTGGTGGTCGCGACCCGGGCCGTCGGTTGGCGCCGCGCGGTGCTGCTCGCGGTCGCGGTCGGCGTGATGTTCGGCGTGGTGGCCGTCCTGACCAAGCTGGTCATGCACCTGCTGACCCACGACGGCGTCGACGCGGTGCTGACCACCCCGGTGCTGTACCTGCTGGTGGTGCTCGGCGTGGTGGCCATGCTGCTGCAGCAGTCGGCCTTTCATGCCGGGTCGCTGCAGACGTCGGTGCCCACCATGCTGGTGCTCGAACCGATGGTCGCGGTGCTCCTCGGCGCGGTCGTGCTGGGGGAGCACCTCGATGTCGGACGCTGGGACGCGGTCGCGCTGGCGCTGTCGACCGCGGCGATGCTCGCGGGCACCATCGCGCTGGGCCGCGACGAAGGCGCCTACGAGGAGGCGCTGGCGCCTGCGCCGAAACCCGCCGAACGCATGGATCAGCCCACCTAG